In Vibrio echinoideorum, the following proteins share a genomic window:
- the rtxH gene encoding protein RtxH: MTEKFVQTVSSVNYNKGVFSLYFVGQDQNNMASGVMAENDGDLELKQVVHMPASGFMYMVSMVKNMLEDPRMSAEFDKLVAAGFLPSDEPNVDQTEEVQTEEKPAPKKRASKAK, translated from the coding sequence ATGACAGAAAAGTTTGTTCAAACAGTATCTAGTGTTAATTACAATAAAGGTGTTTTCTCTCTTTATTTCGTAGGTCAAGATCAAAACAATATGGCTAGTGGCGTAATGGCTGAAAATGATGGTGACCTCGAACTTAAACAAGTCGTACATATGCCAGCTTCTGGTTTTATGTATATGGTCTCAATGGTTAAAAATATGCTCGAAGATCCTCGTATGTCGGCAGAATTTGACAAGCTAGTTGCAGCAGGTTTTTTACCTTCAGACGAGCCTAATGTTGATCAGACTGAAGAAGTACAAACAGAAGAAAAACCTGCGCCAAAGAAGAGAGCTTCTAAAGCTAAATAA
- the rtxC gene encoding RTX toxin-activating lysine-acyltransferase RtxC, protein MSITHQSANLTLAQIKNLIGGVMLLSQHSPLHSRYVVAEWQQRIMPAFELNQFCYYEDEQGRPIAFCNWAFLSEQSRDALLSGDREISLSDWRSGQHIYIPEMIAPFGHGREVVNDLRRRVFLPWKGQKVCTVRGKVDVQNDRCIRKVQWFSI, encoded by the coding sequence ATGTCTATTACACATCAATCAGCAAATCTTACCTTAGCTCAAATTAAAAATTTAATTGGTGGGGTGATGTTGTTAAGTCAGCATTCTCCTCTCCACAGCAGATACGTTGTTGCTGAATGGCAGCAGCGCATTATGCCGGCGTTTGAGCTAAACCAGTTTTGCTATTACGAAGATGAACAAGGTCGCCCAATTGCATTTTGTAATTGGGCGTTTTTGTCTGAGCAGAGTCGAGATGCACTGCTATCAGGGGATCGAGAAATCTCTTTATCTGACTGGCGGTCCGGTCAGCATATTTATATTCCAGAGATGATAGCGCCATTCGGGCATGGTCGAGAGGTCGTAAATGACCTTCGACGCCGTGTATTCCTTCCGTGGAAGGGGCAGAAAGTTTGCACTGTCCGCGGCAAGGTCGATGTTCAAAATGATCGCTGTATCAGAAAAGTACAGTGGTTTTCTATTTAA
- a CDS encoding MIP/aquaporin family protein: protein MTTNKHPSLFGQCLAEFIGTGLLIFFGVGCVAALVLTGATFGQWEVSIIWGFGVAIAIYCTAGVSGAHINPAVTIALAMFHGFDKAKVVPYIISQLLGAFCSAALVYSLYSNLFTDYEIAHNFVRSSQDALSTAGIFSTYPHASLSFFGAFAVEFVITAVLMFAILALGDENNGASRGAMNPLLIGVLIAVIGGSLGPLTGFAMNPARDFGPKLFAYFAGWDFALTGARDIPYFIVPILAPIAGACFGGWLYPRVIGAYLPVEGQGCTIPNQCETEQEAEQAQA, encoded by the coding sequence ATGACAACAAACAAACACCCTTCTTTATTTGGGCAATGCCTAGCCGAATTTATCGGTACAGGCCTGCTCATATTCTTTGGCGTTGGCTGTGTGGCAGCACTGGTATTAACAGGTGCAACATTCGGACAATGGGAAGTCAGCATTATTTGGGGCTTCGGCGTAGCCATCGCAATTTACTGTACTGCTGGCGTTTCTGGCGCTCATATCAACCCTGCTGTGACTATTGCCTTGGCAATGTTCCACGGTTTTGATAAAGCGAAAGTTGTGCCTTACATCATTTCTCAGCTACTTGGCGCATTCTGCTCTGCGGCATTAGTTTACAGCCTGTACAGCAACCTATTTACTGACTACGAAATTGCACACAACTTCGTACGTAGCAGCCAAGATGCACTATCAACAGCCGGTATTTTCTCAACATACCCACATGCTTCACTTTCTTTCTTTGGCGCTTTTGCTGTGGAATTTGTGATTACTGCTGTTTTGATGTTCGCTATCTTAGCGTTAGGTGATGAGAACAACGGCGCATCACGCGGCGCAATGAACCCTCTACTAATTGGTGTACTGATCGCGGTTATTGGTGGTTCTTTAGGTCCACTGACTGGTTTCGCAATGAACCCTGCTCGTGATTTCGGACCAAAACTGTTCGCTTACTTTGCAGGTTGGGATTTCGCACTAACAGGTGCTCGTGATATTCCTTACTTCATCGTACCAATCCTTGCTCCAATTGCTGGTGCATGTTTTGGTGGCTGGTTGTACCCACGAGTTATCGGTGCTTACCTACCCGTTGAAGGCCAAGGCTGCACAATTCCAAACCAATGTGAAACAGAACAAGAAGCTGAACAAGCTCAAGCTTAA
- a CDS encoding HlyD family type I secretion periplasmic adaptor subunit, whose protein sequence is MKSVIKRFLAKFKINQTTEKHYEFLPAHLALSQRPPSPFARITAITLSLGVIAVLIWAYWGKLDIQATATGRFVVSGRSQVIQSYEQSRVLSIHVKDGQRVTKGAPLLTLDTLGINQDITRLITQSEFQTNDLIRYQSLNSGLPLSEDLLFSALPLEQQALINENFLSEKREYESTLASIKAEMQVNKTSQAARQSDINALIQLTENISQRLAARKTLNQIKVIGHVEYLEQEKELLEVKRQVSQQRAELEVLKSQYHSLEERLTGFKAQKHREWLEKRKQAKLQLGGLAQELSKVREREQLEIIRSPVDGTVQQLSIYTLGAVLQPAQNLMIIVPENAVQQAEIQILNKDVGFVYPGQSVTVKVDAFPYTRYGTIEAELLSISRDSTTDERLGLIFPAQVKLKNNNILINGKSIELTPGMSVVAEIKTDKRRVIDYLLSPIREYQAESLRER, encoded by the coding sequence ATGAAAAGTGTCATCAAGCGATTCTTGGCCAAATTTAAAATAAACCAAACGACTGAGAAACATTACGAATTTCTACCTGCGCACCTCGCCTTATCACAACGTCCTCCGTCACCATTTGCTCGAATAACGGCCATCACTCTCAGCTTGGGAGTCATTGCCGTATTAATTTGGGCGTATTGGGGAAAATTAGATATACAAGCGACAGCTACCGGGCGTTTCGTTGTCTCTGGCCGCTCACAAGTGATTCAATCTTATGAACAAAGCCGGGTTCTCTCTATTCACGTAAAAGATGGGCAACGAGTGACAAAAGGCGCCCCGCTTCTTACTCTTGATACCTTAGGCATCAATCAAGACATTACCCGTTTAATCACTCAATCTGAATTTCAGACTAATGACCTAATTCGATACCAATCTTTGAATAGTGGCCTACCACTGTCTGAGGACCTATTATTTTCGGCCTTACCACTCGAACAACAAGCGTTGATCAATGAAAACTTCTTGAGTGAGAAACGTGAATATGAGTCGACCCTTGCAAGTATCAAAGCAGAAATGCAGGTCAACAAAACATCCCAAGCGGCTCGTCAAAGTGACATCAACGCATTAATTCAGTTAACCGAAAACATTAGTCAGAGACTCGCGGCACGAAAAACGTTGAATCAAATAAAAGTCATTGGACACGTAGAGTATCTAGAGCAAGAAAAAGAGCTACTGGAAGTTAAGCGCCAAGTGTCGCAACAACGAGCTGAATTAGAGGTTCTAAAGTCGCAATACCATAGTCTTGAAGAAAGGCTGACGGGGTTTAAAGCACAAAAACACAGAGAATGGCTCGAAAAAAGAAAACAAGCGAAATTGCAACTTGGGGGTTTAGCTCAGGAGTTGTCTAAAGTTCGTGAGCGTGAACAGTTAGAAATCATCCGTTCTCCTGTCGATGGTACGGTTCAGCAACTCAGTATTTACACGCTAGGAGCAGTACTTCAACCAGCACAAAATTTAATGATTATTGTCCCTGAAAATGCAGTACAGCAGGCAGAAATACAAATTCTCAATAAAGACGTAGGTTTTGTTTACCCAGGACAGTCAGTGACAGTAAAAGTAGATGCGTTTCCATACACTCGTTACGGTACTATCGAAGCTGAGCTATTGAGTATTTCTCGTGATTCTACTACAGACGAACGCTTGGGGCTCATTTTCCCTGCCCAAGTTAAGCTTAAGAATAACAACATCTTAATCAACGGTAAAAGTATTGAGTTGACACCAGGCATGTCCGTCGTTGCGGAAATAAAAACAGATAAACGTCGTGTTATCGACTATCTGCTGAGCCCAATACGTGAATACCAAGCAGAATCGCTAAGAGAGAGATAA
- a CDS encoding peptidase domain-containing ABC transporter has translation MTQNEVLTLKCINLYLSILGVKKDITNTKNTTEESNNFNDELKKIQINNKVNVVINRSKTKKINNITTPVILFDAQGLPFILAKTNKGSCLIQNPNKESPEVIPYDKINSIWNKSWIEIKQPQSRFNIAWFIPEFLQHKRILGEIFLFSFVLQILALISPLFFQVVMDKVLVHQAWSTLDVLVIGLVITGIVEVILRGLREYQYAHTANRIDIQLGLKLVKHLFGLPLMFFKTRQVGAIVTRVRELDTVREFLTGSMFTLTVEFLFMFVFLYVMSLLSPPLTWLFVATIPLYVFLAWWLTPRMQAAVEEQFTHAAANTSFLTETVAGSETLKSLAVEPRFVRRWDDQTEKMVSTGYVVQQLNNRSNHVVQLIQKVTSVGVLWLGATEVLSLEMTIGQLIAFNMMTNHIAQPLSRMVELWGQFIQTRVALEKLGDMLNLPVEQHTGNDTIALQGAISFKNILFRYQPDIPPTLNNLSLDIQAGETLGVVGTSGSGKSTLARLLLRLYSPEKGLITVDNTPLNQIGIQQLRQQIGIVLQENYLFNKSVCENIAQSKPEASLEEVIEAAKLSGAHEFIMKLPIGYDTILAEGGQSLSGGQRQRLAIARTLLSDPKIMILDEATSALDDESQALIQSNMANIAKGRTVITIAHRLSTVRDCDRIIVLHQGNIVEQGSHQQLITLGKQYKQLWQLQQELKQEDSNA, from the coding sequence ATGACACAGAATGAAGTTCTAACCCTGAAGTGTATAAACCTGTACTTAAGTATTTTAGGCGTAAAAAAAGACATAACGAATACAAAAAATACAACTGAAGAATCAAACAACTTCAACGATGAATTAAAGAAAATACAAATAAACAACAAAGTTAATGTTGTAATTAATCGTTCAAAAACAAAAAAAATTAACAATATAACAACACCTGTTATTCTATTTGATGCTCAAGGGTTACCATTTATTTTAGCTAAAACTAATAAAGGATCTTGTTTAATACAAAACCCTAATAAAGAATCTCCTGAAGTTATTCCCTATGATAAAATCAACTCGATATGGAATAAAAGTTGGATTGAAATAAAACAACCTCAATCACGTTTTAATATCGCCTGGTTCATTCCTGAGTTTTTGCAACACAAAAGAATACTCGGGGAAATTTTTTTGTTTTCTTTTGTATTGCAAATACTCGCCTTAATCTCACCGCTATTTTTTCAGGTTGTGATGGATAAAGTGCTTGTACATCAAGCTTGGTCAACCCTTGATGTGCTTGTGATAGGGCTTGTGATCACTGGCATTGTAGAGGTTATACTTCGCGGCTTACGCGAATATCAATATGCGCACACAGCCAATAGAATTGATATTCAATTAGGACTTAAGTTAGTAAAGCACTTGTTTGGCCTTCCTTTGATGTTCTTCAAAACACGCCAAGTAGGAGCCATCGTAACTCGCGTGCGTGAGCTTGATACAGTACGAGAATTCTTAACAGGCTCGATGTTTACTTTAACGGTCGAGTTCTTGTTCATGTTTGTCTTTCTCTACGTAATGAGTTTGCTTTCACCTCCTCTCACGTGGCTATTTGTTGCAACCATCCCTCTTTATGTATTTCTCGCTTGGTGGCTTACACCTCGAATGCAAGCGGCGGTAGAAGAGCAATTTACGCACGCCGCTGCAAATACCTCTTTTCTCACAGAGACAGTGGCTGGCAGTGAAACTCTAAAAAGCTTAGCCGTAGAGCCTCGCTTTGTTCGCCGTTGGGACGATCAAACGGAAAAAATGGTCTCTACTGGGTACGTGGTTCAGCAACTCAACAACCGATCCAACCATGTCGTTCAACTCATCCAGAAAGTAACAAGTGTTGGAGTTCTGTGGTTAGGGGCAACAGAAGTACTGTCATTGGAGATGACTATCGGCCAACTGATCGCTTTTAATATGATGACAAACCATATAGCCCAACCTTTATCACGCATGGTTGAGTTATGGGGACAATTTATTCAAACGCGCGTGGCACTAGAAAAATTGGGAGACATGCTCAATTTACCTGTGGAGCAGCACACAGGGAACGACACGATTGCATTACAAGGCGCGATTTCGTTCAAAAATATCCTATTTCGTTACCAACCAGATATCCCACCGACCCTGAACAACTTGTCGCTAGATATCCAAGCAGGTGAAACATTAGGCGTTGTGGGAACATCAGGTTCAGGGAAAAGTACTCTAGCTCGATTACTGCTACGACTCTACAGCCCAGAAAAAGGGTTAATAACGGTTGATAACACACCACTGAATCAAATTGGCATCCAGCAACTGCGCCAACAAATCGGCATAGTTCTGCAAGAAAACTACCTATTTAACAAAAGTGTTTGTGAAAATATTGCCCAATCGAAACCTGAAGCTAGCTTAGAAGAGGTTATCGAAGCGGCGAAACTTTCTGGAGCTCACGAATTTATCATGAAGCTCCCAATCGGTTATGACACGATCTTAGCCGAAGGTGGGCAGTCCCTTTCTGGCGGGCAGAGACAACGCCTGGCGATTGCGCGAACCCTACTTTCAGACCCCAAAATTATGATCCTGGATGAAGCCACGAGTGCACTGGATGACGAATCACAAGCGTTGATTCAATCCAATATGGCAAATATCGCGAAGGGTCGTACGGTCATCACTATCGCTCACCGGTTATCCACCGTACGAGATTGCGACCGAATTATCGTTCTACACCAAGGTAATATCGTCGAGCAAGGTAGCCACCAACAGTTAATCACATTGGGCAAACAGTACAAACAATTATGGCAACTTCAGCAAGAGCTCAAGCAAGAGGATTCAAACGCATGA